One genomic window of Bacteroidota bacterium includes the following:
- a CDS encoding SBBP repeat-containing protein codes for MKKSILFFLALFVMIFTINAQEYKWVINPKGTDSDYSNDIFVDGLGNNYTTGYFRSASLDCGNTTLYNSGGIDSAGGPCFDLFVIKMDSNGVINWAKSAGQSGKFESGTGIAGDHAGNVFISGWFTGTNFQMGGSTLVSAGLWEAFLAKYDNAGNVAWAQKFGGPSDDVGTSVAVDDSGNVYFTGYFFSPTIQFGTITLTKSGGGMSSDAFLAKFDNNGNVKWAIKIGGSGSDLGRHLAVDKAYNVYLAGNFAGSMNISGTPLSSSGNTDIFLAKYTSGGAFLWAKKAGGSAMDHVNGIAVYDTTGCAITGEAYSNPITFGTIPVAHSGMTNTFDSYVARYNQNGTVLWAKGAGGADDDIGRDVTFDTKGNLYACGDYASATFGFGGTTITNSNANSTFTDFYVAKFDSAGTQQWLKTANGFYFEYAYAIGADAKDNLYFTGPWEGNTLSFSPQEIASTGNTDFYIAKIGYPSDTTDTSGSVINEYQKTESLVFPNPNNGNFTISNVDYTHELLITVFDVTGRIVYERLIPAGILPKVDLSLGDMQQGLYMLRVVSNGNEFFSKFVVRR; via the coding sequence ATGAAAAAATCAATACTCTTTTTTCTTGCACTCTTTGTAATGATTTTTACGATCAATGCTCAGGAATATAAATGGGTAATCAATCCTAAAGGAACCGATTCAGACTATTCCAACGATATTTTTGTGGACGGTTTAGGGAATAACTACACTACAGGATATTTTCGGAGTGCCAGCCTCGATTGTGGAAATACTACCTTATACAATTCCGGCGGAATCGATTCGGCTGGTGGCCCCTGTTTCGACCTGTTCGTGATAAAAATGGATTCGAACGGCGTAATCAACTGGGCGAAAAGTGCTGGACAATCGGGCAAATTCGAAAGCGGTACCGGAATTGCGGGCGACCATGCCGGTAATGTTTTTATTTCAGGTTGGTTTACGGGAACAAATTTTCAAATGGGCGGATCTACGCTTGTAAGCGCAGGTTTGTGGGAAGCTTTCTTGGCGAAATACGATAATGCGGGCAACGTTGCATGGGCACAAAAATTTGGCGGCCCTTCCGATGATGTCGGTACGTCTGTAGCGGTTGACGACAGTGGAAATGTATATTTTACCGGCTATTTCTTTAGTCCAACAATTCAGTTCGGAACTATTACACTCACCAAATCAGGCGGCGGTATGTCATCTGACGCTTTTCTGGCTAAATTCGATAATAATGGAAATGTAAAATGGGCAATAAAAATAGGTGGTAGCGGTAGCGATTTAGGCCGTCACCTTGCTGTCGATAAAGCTTACAACGTTTATCTTGCAGGGAATTTCGCCGGCTCCATGAATATTAGCGGTACACCGCTTTCCAGCAGCGGTAACACTGATATTTTTCTTGCCAAATATACTTCCGGAGGCGCTTTTCTCTGGGCAAAAAAAGCCGGTGGCAGCGCAATGGACCATGTAAATGGTATCGCCGTGTATGATACAACGGGTTGTGCCATTACCGGCGAAGCCTACAGCAACCCGATTACCTTTGGGACAATTCCGGTGGCGCATTCAGGCATGACCAATACTTTCGACAGCTACGTGGCGCGTTATAACCAGAATGGAACCGTATTGTGGGCCAAAGGTGCCGGTGGTGCCGACGATGACATTGGTCGTGATGTAACCTTTGATACAAAAGGGAATCTTTATGCATGCGGCGATTACGCAAGTGCTACCTTTGGTTTTGGTGGCACAACAATTACGAACAGCAATGCAAACAGTACCTTCACAGATTTCTATGTGGCGAAATTCGATTCCGCAGGAACACAGCAGTGGTTAAAAACGGCCAATGGCTTTTATTTCGAATATGCCTATGCGATTGGTGCCGACGCAAAAGATAATCTTTACTTCACTGGCCCCTGGGAAGGAAATACACTTTCATTCAGCCCGCAAGAAATTGCATCCACCGGAAATACCGATTTCTATATTGCAAAAATTGGCTATCCTTCCGATACTACAGATACTTCGGGAAGCGTAATTAATGAATATCAAAAAACCGAAAGCCTCGTTTTTCCAAATCCAAACAACGGAAACTTCACCATCAGTAATGTTGATTACACCCATGAATTGCTTATCACGGTGTTTGATGTTACCGGTAGAATAGTTTATGAAAGGCTTATTCCTGCCGGGATTTTGCCTAAGGTTGATCTTTCACTCGGCGATATGCAGCAGGGACTTTATATGCTGAGAGTTGTTTCAAACGGTAATGAATTTTTCTCTAAATTTGTGGTAAGGAGATAA
- a CDS encoding energy transducer TonB, with the protein MERWDDIIFKNRNTAYGAYKNRKEYPGGVITGILIAVFFVVGISFIALYSYSDKETFGSGGTSQYEMNLKQPLPQPAQNKIDLPSAGRMPRKKTENIQPVVTHHDENDVDLSQHDIESPKGDTAGTGTGNNNTSGNGQSESDGNGPAPIYVKVEVAPQFPGGEKERNLFLQRNVKYPLLARQYKVQGTVYATFIVEKDGSLSSIKILQGIGCGCDDEVARVVHMMPRWNPGQQNGQAVRVQMLMPVSFFLTIDDGAS; encoded by the coding sequence ATGGAACGCTGGGACGATATAATTTTCAAGAACCGCAACACCGCGTATGGCGCCTATAAGAACAGAAAGGAATATCCGGGCGGTGTGATAACCGGAATATTGATTGCCGTTTTTTTTGTCGTTGGCATCAGCTTTATTGCGCTCTACAGCTATTCTGATAAAGAAACTTTCGGAAGCGGCGGCACGTCACAGTACGAGATGAATTTAAAACAGCCACTTCCTCAGCCTGCACAAAATAAAATAGATCTTCCTTCTGCGGGAAGAATGCCCCGAAAAAAAACAGAGAACATACAGCCGGTTGTTACACACCACGATGAAAATGATGTCGACCTTAGCCAGCATGACATTGAAAGTCCTAAAGGCGATACAGCGGGAACAGGCACCGGAAACAATAATACAAGCGGAAACGGGCAAAGTGAAAGCGATGGAAATGGCCCTGCGCCCATCTATGTAAAAGTGGAAGTTGCGCCTCAGTTTCCCGGGGGCGAAAAAGAACGCAATCTATTTCTTCAGCGGAATGTAAAATACCCGCTGTTGGCAAGGCAATACAAGGTTCAGGGGACAGTGTATGCAACATTTATTGTTGAAAAAGACGGTTCACTCAGCAGTATAAAAATTCTTCAGGGTATTGGTTGCGGCTGCGACGATGAAGTTGCACGGGTTGTACACATGATGCCCCGATGGAATCCCGGTCAGCAAAACGGCCAGGCGGTGAGGGTTCAGATGCTGATGCCTGTTTCATTTTTCCTTACCATTGATGATGGTGCAAGCTGA
- a CDS encoding metalloregulator ArsR/SmtB family transcription factor has product MRALSHPLRLAIIGVLEEKPSMNVNQICKLFEIIQPEASHHLKVLKEAGVLMNSRNGQEMHYFIKPGVLGEIAKCLEKLT; this is encoded by the coding sequence ATGAGAGCATTATCTCATCCCCTTCGGTTAGCCATCATCGGCGTTCTTGAAGAAAAGCCCAGTATGAACGTAAACCAGATCTGCAAGCTCTTCGAAATTATTCAGCCGGAAGCCTCACATCACCTGAAAGTACTGAAAGAGGCGGGCGTTTTAATGAACAGCAGGAATGGTCAGGAAATGCATTATTTTATCAAGCCCGGAGTGCTTGGCGAAATTGCAAAATGCCTCGAGAAGCTCACTTAA
- a CDS encoding ornithine cyclodeaminase family protein translates to MTLILNRTDVMSVLTMKDCIRVMEKAFTELADGTAVLPLRTAIKPPDGLALYMPAYLPVMGALACKVVTVYKNNPAQYNMPTTIGKVLLQDPKTGDVTCIMDGGYLTALRTGAASGIATQYLARNDKRQVVGIFGSGVQARMQLWAMTEVRDIASAIVYDISDEAARRFATEMSETLGIEIIIATKPQQLLEADIICTATSSANPLFDGNQVKEGTHINGIGSHTPNARELDSAIIQRSLFVGDSKEACFSEAGDLLIPIEEGVIKAEHFYAEIGEIITSKKAGRTNNSMITLFKSNGLAIQDAATAKLVYDKAIEKNIGTIITI, encoded by the coding sequence ATGACACTTATACTGAATCGTACCGATGTAATGTCGGTTCTCACCATGAAGGATTGTATCCGGGTCATGGAAAAAGCATTTACAGAACTGGCTGACGGAACGGCTGTGCTCCCGCTCCGAACGGCCATAAAGCCACCCGATGGTCTTGCGCTTTATATGCCGGCATATTTGCCAGTGATGGGGGCGCTTGCATGCAAAGTTGTGACTGTATATAAAAACAATCCTGCACAATACAATATGCCAACCACGATAGGGAAAGTGCTGTTGCAGGATCCCAAAACAGGTGATGTAACATGTATCATGGACGGAGGATATTTGACAGCCTTACGAACAGGTGCAGCAAGCGGAATAGCAACGCAATATTTGGCACGAAACGATAAACGTCAGGTAGTTGGAATTTTCGGTTCGGGAGTTCAGGCACGCATGCAGCTTTGGGCAATGACAGAAGTCAGAGATATAGCCAGTGCTATTGTTTATGATATTTCGGATGAAGCGGCCCGGAGGTTTGCTACGGAAATGAGTGAGACGCTCGGCATCGAAATTATAATAGCCACGAAACCTCAGCAATTGCTTGAAGCGGATATAATATGCACTGCAACGTCATCTGCCAATCCTTTGTTTGACGGAAACCAGGTAAAAGAAGGAACACATATAAACGGGATTGGCAGCCACACACCAAACGCAAGAGAACTGGATTCTGCCATTATTCAGAGATCTCTTTTTGTCGGAGATTCTAAAGAAGCATGTTTTAGTGAGGCCGGCGATCTGCTCATCCCTATTGAAGAAGGTGTCATAAAGGCAGAGCATTTTTATGCAGAGATTGGCGAAATCATTACGTCGAAAAAAGCAGGACGAACCAATAATTCAATGATTACACTTTTTAAATCGAACGGACTTGCCATACAGGATGCAGCCACGGCAAAATTAGTTTATGACAAAGCTATAGAGAAAAACATTGGGACAATTATCACAATTTAA
- a CDS encoding Rid family detoxifying hydrolase, which yields MRKNISISGAPKPLGPYSQAVMIKGMCFISGQVAINPHTGEFVGATAAEQAEQAMENVKALLFEAGLDFSNVVKTSIFLMDMNDFDAVNAVYQGYFQENYPARETVQVSRLPKNALVEISAIAVE from the coding sequence ATGAGAAAGAATATTAGCATATCAGGGGCGCCTAAACCTCTTGGTCCGTACAGTCAGGCCGTAATGATAAAAGGAATGTGTTTTATTTCGGGTCAGGTTGCCATCAATCCGCATACGGGCGAATTTGTAGGCGCAACCGCTGCAGAGCAGGCAGAGCAAGCAATGGAGAACGTCAAGGCTTTGTTATTCGAAGCAGGACTCGATTTTTCAAATGTGGTGAAAACGTCGATTTTCCTGATGGACATGAACGACTTTGATGCTGTTAACGCCGTTTATCAAGGCTATTTTCAGGAAAACTATCCTGCCCGCGAAACAGTGCAGGTAAGTCGGTTGCCGAAGAATGCGCTTGTTGAAATATCGGCTATTGCTGTTGAGTAG